A section of the Pelorhabdus rhamnosifermentans genome encodes:
- a CDS encoding 4Fe-4S dicluster domain-containing protein: MSDKEMVDIYILGKKYPVPASLTIMDSMEYAGYQLVRGCGCRSGFCGACATVYRIKGDRELKVCLACQTKVQDGMYLTQLPFFPGNKETYDINELEPTADTMGRLYPEIYKCIGCNSCTKGCPQELNVMRYIGYAQRGELEKCAHESFDCVMCGICASRCPAGITHYQVGLLARRLTGKYIAPESKHLTERVNEMEAGQHDESIEKLNNKSVEELTELYNARDIEK, translated from the coding sequence ATGTCCGACAAGGAAATGGTTGATATCTATATTTTAGGTAAGAAATACCCGGTACCAGCGAGCTTGACTATTATGGATTCAATGGAATATGCAGGCTATCAGCTTGTTAGAGGCTGCGGCTGCCGTTCGGGATTTTGCGGCGCTTGTGCCACCGTCTACAGAATTAAAGGTGATCGGGAACTCAAAGTATGTTTGGCCTGCCAAACAAAAGTTCAAGATGGCATGTATTTGACGCAACTTCCCTTCTTCCCAGGGAATAAAGAAACTTATGACATCAATGAATTGGAACCGACTGCCGATACGATGGGAAGGCTTTATCCTGAAATATACAAATGTATTGGATGTAACTCCTGTACAAAAGGCTGTCCGCAGGAATTGAACGTGATGCGTTATATTGGTTATGCCCAGCGGGGCGAACTCGAAAAATGTGCACACGAATCTTTTGACTGCGTCATGTGCGGTATTTGTGCTTCGCGCTGTCCGGCTGGGATTACGCATTACCAAGTAGGGCTGCTTGCCCGTCGTTTGACAGGCAAATACATTGCTCCTGAATCGAAGCATTTAACTGAGCGTGTCAACGAAATGGAAGCAGGTCAGCATGATGAGTCCATTGAGAAATTAAATAATAAAAGTGTGGAAGAGTTAACCGAATTATATAATGCCAGAGATATTGAAAAATAA
- a CDS encoding FAD/NAD(P)-binding protein has translation MSCTCNKTADPLIPEIAVIEAIRQDTNDVTTFRVVKPAGGKCFDFMPGQCAMLSVPPTGEAIFSITSSPTEQNFMEFSIKRCGTVTEYLHQLEVGSEIGIRGPYGNHFPVESELKGKDLLFIAGGIGLAPLRSVINYIMDHRADYGKIDIVYGARSPEDLVHTKEIFENWPTRPDTNVHLTVDRPFEGWDGHVGFVPNYVKELGFHTSKVALLCGPPIMIKFVLQGLEELGFKKDQVYTTLELKMKCGVGKCGRCNIGNKYVCKDGPVFRCDELQELPDEY, from the coding sequence ATGAGCTGCACGTGTAATAAAACTGCCGATCCTTTAATACCGGAAATTGCTGTTATCGAAGCGATTCGTCAAGATACAAATGATGTTACGACTTTTCGTGTTGTAAAACCAGCAGGTGGCAAGTGTTTTGATTTTATGCCTGGCCAATGCGCCATGCTGTCTGTTCCGCCTACAGGCGAAGCAATTTTTTCCATTACATCGTCGCCTACTGAGCAGAATTTTATGGAGTTCAGCATCAAAAGATGCGGTACAGTAACGGAATATCTTCATCAACTGGAAGTAGGCAGTGAGATCGGTATCCGCGGACCTTATGGCAACCATTTTCCTGTGGAAAGTGAGCTGAAAGGGAAGGACCTGCTATTTATAGCCGGTGGTATTGGTTTGGCTCCGCTCAGATCCGTCATTAATTACATCATGGATCATCGTGCTGATTATGGCAAAATTGATATCGTTTATGGTGCCCGCAGTCCGGAAGATCTCGTACACACCAAGGAAATTTTTGAAAACTGGCCGACCCGGCCGGATACAAACGTTCATTTGACAGTTGACAGACCTTTTGAAGGCTGGGATGGACACGTGGGTTTTGTACCCAATTATGTGAAAGAATTGGGCTTTCATACAAGTAAAGTGGCCTTGCTCTGCGGGCCGCCCATTATGATTAAATTTGTTTTACAGGGTTTGGAAGAGCTTGGCTTCAAAAAAGATCAAGTTTATACGACACTGGAATTAAAGATGAAATGCGGCGTAGGCAAGTGTGGTCGTTGCAATATTGGCAATAAATATGTCTGCAAAGACGGTCCTGTATTTCGTTGTGATGAACTGCAAGAACTGCCTGACGAATACTAA
- a CDS encoding 4Fe-4S dicluster domain-containing protein: MKKLAKSKLFEVWSIIAKEHELFVPVEQEGESVNFSLWQEGEHVNLDHLKTNVSPKQIVFPQTETYLKFKTTGKKLSLENVGGKQAPYVLFGVRPCDAQSFALIDNVFLTEPVDRFYEERRNKGILVSLACSNPEETCFCQAFGITPGEAPQGVDVATWDMGTFLLWKPQTAKGESLTNQLNGVLEEALAQDEQDCQELQQDIQQKLKDLPLAKIDPKQITGDLKEIFDAKIWDEYSSRCLGCGSCTYVCPTCHCYDIRDFDGGKAGERFRCWDSCMFSEFTLMAHGNPRKTQKEKFRQRFMHKLVYYPNNNEGVYACVGCGRCMDKCPVNMNIVKVIKKLGGEKA, translated from the coding sequence ATGAAAAAGCTAGCGAAAAGCAAATTATTTGAAGTATGGTCCATCATTGCGAAAGAGCATGAATTGTTCGTACCTGTTGAGCAAGAGGGGGAAAGTGTCAATTTTTCCTTGTGGCAAGAAGGCGAGCACGTCAATTTAGATCACTTGAAAACCAATGTTTCCCCGAAACAGATCGTGTTCCCTCAAACAGAAACGTATTTAAAATTTAAGACAACAGGCAAAAAATTAAGTCTGGAGAATGTGGGGGGGAAGCAGGCGCCTTATGTACTGTTCGGCGTACGGCCTTGCGATGCCCAAAGCTTTGCTCTCATTGACAACGTTTTTTTAACTGAACCTGTTGATCGCTTCTATGAAGAAAGAAGAAACAAGGGCATTCTGGTTTCGCTGGCTTGTTCCAATCCGGAAGAAACTTGTTTTTGTCAGGCCTTTGGCATTACACCGGGAGAGGCACCCCAGGGAGTCGATGTGGCTACTTGGGATATGGGAACTTTTCTGTTATGGAAGCCGCAAACAGCCAAAGGAGAGTCACTGACTAATCAACTGAATGGTGTACTGGAAGAGGCTTTAGCACAAGACGAGCAAGACTGTCAAGAGTTACAGCAAGACATTCAACAGAAACTTAAGGACCTTCCGTTAGCTAAGATAGATCCAAAACAAATTACGGGCGATCTGAAAGAAATCTTTGACGCTAAAATCTGGGATGAATATAGCTCGCGCTGTTTAGGCTGCGGTTCTTGCACCTATGTTTGCCCGACTTGTCATTGTTATGATATTCGCGATTTTGATGGCGGCAAAGCAGGCGAACGTTTCCGTTGCTGGGATTCGTGTATGTTTTCGGAATTTACCCTTATGGCTCATGGCAATCCCCGTAAAACGCAAAAGGAAAAATTCCGGCAGCGTTTTATGCATAAACTGGTCTATTATCCAAACAACAATGAGGGCGTTTATGCCTGTGTAGGCTGTGGCAGATGTATGGATAAATGCCCAGTCAATATGAATATTGTCAAAGTCATCAAAAAATTAGGTGGTGAAAAAGCATGA